CCATTGTAAATTGATGCTCTCCCACTTCCTTGAGTATTCCCGTGAACTGCCTTCGATTGGCCAGAGTTTTTATTGTTTTGACTTTTATCTTCGATCCAATAAATTGTCGATAATGCCTGGGTTTTGTGAGACGACGCTCAATTCCTGGAGAAGAGACTTCCAAGGTATAAGGTGTGGAGATTAAATCAGCTTCATCTAGGGCGCGACCGATTAATTCACTCATCCTTGCACAAGTGTTAAGATCCACCCCTCTTTCCGAATCTATGAAGATACGAAGCACCAAGCCCCTGGGTTCTCTTTGAAGCTCGACGTCGAATAATTCCAATCCCTCCCCCTCCAATATGGGAGCGATCAATTCCTCAACTCCTAAAATGACCTTTTCCTTCCCCATCTTTCCTTCTTTCATTCCTCGCAATCTTCTAACAATGAAAAAAGTGG
The DNA window shown above is from Actinomycetota bacterium and carries:
- the rimP gene encoding ribosome maturation factor RimP, with the translated sequence MKEGKMGKEKVILGVEELIAPILEGEGLELFDVELQREPRGLVLRIFIDSERGVDLNTCARMSELIGRALDEADLISTPYTLEVSSPGIERRLTKPRHYRQFIGSKIKVKTIKTLANRRQFTGILKEVGEHQFTMECEGELMRIPFDLVSQAHLVYDFKF